AAGACGAAGACGCATACGAAGCAGATCCAGCACTTTCATACGATGATGAAAATCCAGATGATGAGAAAAATGAAGTGGAAGCTTACGATGCGGAAATCAACGAAATCGCTCCTGATGACTTGGGTGAAGACGTGGATCTCAACGAAGAAGACGACGGGTTTTCAGATGATGATACTGAAAACATCGAGGAATAAAAGTTAGCTATTGACAATTATCCTATTTTTAGGTATCATATTGTTCGGGCACCTCTTTTAGAGGTCGGGGCTCCCTAGTTCTTAGGGAGCTATTTTTGTTTTTTCAAGAAGTTATCTTCTTGTATTTTGGTTGTGAATCTGGTGCAGTCGTTCCAGATTATTCTTATTAGTAGGGTCTTGTTTTCTATGTCCCCTCGTAGTTAACAAGGCCTTGAGCATTTTAGAAAGAGGAATCTATGTCTACGAAATATATTTTTGTAACTGGTGGTGTGGTATCGTCTATTGGGAAAGGGATTGTAGCAGCAAGTCTGGGTCGTCTCTTGAAAAATCGAGGTCTTAAAGTAACCATTCAAAAGTTTGACCCTTATATCAATATTGATCCGGGAACCATGAGTCCTTATCAGCACGGGGAAGTTTTTGTGACAGATGACGGAGCTGAGACAGATTTGGACTTGGGTCACTATGAACGCTTCATCGATATCAATCTTAACAAATATTCCAACGTGACAACTGGTAAAATTTACAGTGAAGTTCTTCGTAAGGAACGTCGTGGAGAATATCTTGGGGCAACTGTTCAGGTCATTCCTCATATCACAGATGCCTTGAAAGAAAAAATCAAGCGCGCCGCTCTAACGACAGACTCTGATGTCATTATCACAGAAGTTGGTGGAACAGTAGGAGATATTGAGTCCTTGCCATTCCTAGAGGCCCTTCGTCAGATGAAGGCAGATGTGGGGGCGGATAATGTTATGTACATCCACACAACCTTGCTTCCATACCTCAAGGCTGCTGGTGAAATGAAAACCAAACCAACCCAACACTCTGTCAAAGAATTACGTGGATTGGGAATCCAGCCGAATATGTTGGTTATTCGTACAGAAGAGCCAGCTGGTCAAGGAATTAAAAACAAACTAGCCCAGTTCTGTGATGTGGCACCAGAAGCTGTTATCGAATCATTGGATGTTGAACACCTTTACCAAATTCCACTGAATTTGCAGGCTCAAGGTATGGATCAAATTGTCTGTGACCATTTGAAATTAGACGCACCAGTAGCGGATATGACAGAGTGGTCAGCTATGGTGGACAAGGTCATGAACCTCAAGAAACAAGTCAAGATTTCCCTTGTCGGTAAGTATGTTGAGTTGCAAGATGCCTACATTTCTGTGGTTGAAGCCTTGAAACACTCTGGTTATGCCAACGACGCAGAAGTTAAGATCAATTGGATCAATGCCAATGATGTGACAGCAGAGAATGTGGCAGAGCTTTTGTCTGATGCAGACGGAATCATCGTACCAGGAGGTTTTGGTCAACGTGGTACGGAAGGTAAAATCCAAGCCATTCGCTATGCGCGTGAAAATGATGTTCCAATGTTGGGAGTCTGCTTGGGCATGCAGTTGACTTGTATCGAGTTTGCTCGTCATGTTTTGGGGCTTGAAGGTGCCAATTCTGCAGAGCTTGCACCAGAAACAAAATACCCTATCATTGATATCATGCGTGATCAGATTGATGTTGAGGATATGGGTGGAACCCTTCGCTTGGGTCTTTATCCATCTAAGTTGAAACGTGGCTCTAAAGCAGCGGCCGCTTATCACAATCAAGAAGTGGTGCAACGCCGTCACCGTCACCGTTATGAGTTTAACAACGCCTTCCGTGAGCAGTTTGAGGCAGCAGGATTTGTCTTCTCAGGAGTTTCTCCAGACAATCGTTTGGTCGAAATTGTGGAAATTCCTGAAAATAAATTCTTTGTAGCGTGTCAGTATCACCCTGAACTGTCAAGCCGTCCAAATCGTCCAGAAGAACTCTACACTGCCTTTGTCACTGCAGCAGTTGAGAACAGTAATTAGCCAAATCAG
The Streptococcus toyakuensis genome window above contains:
- a CDS encoding CTP synthase encodes the protein MSTKYIFVTGGVVSSIGKGIVAASLGRLLKNRGLKVTIQKFDPYINIDPGTMSPYQHGEVFVTDDGAETDLDLGHYERFIDINLNKYSNVTTGKIYSEVLRKERRGEYLGATVQVIPHITDALKEKIKRAALTTDSDVIITEVGGTVGDIESLPFLEALRQMKADVGADNVMYIHTTLLPYLKAAGEMKTKPTQHSVKELRGLGIQPNMLVIRTEEPAGQGIKNKLAQFCDVAPEAVIESLDVEHLYQIPLNLQAQGMDQIVCDHLKLDAPVADMTEWSAMVDKVMNLKKQVKISLVGKYVELQDAYISVVEALKHSGYANDAEVKINWINANDVTAENVAELLSDADGIIVPGGFGQRGTEGKIQAIRYARENDVPMLGVCLGMQLTCIEFARHVLGLEGANSAELAPETKYPIIDIMRDQIDVEDMGGTLRLGLYPSKLKRGSKAAAAYHNQEVVQRRHRHRYEFNNAFREQFEAAGFVFSGVSPDNRLVEIVEIPENKFFVACQYHPELSSRPNRPEELYTAFVTAAVENSN